A part of Rhinolophus ferrumequinum isolate MPI-CBG mRhiFer1 chromosome 11, mRhiFer1_v1.p, whole genome shotgun sequence genomic DNA contains:
- the ATM gene encoding serine-protein kinase ATM isoform X2, which yields MSLALNDLLICCRQLEHDRATERRKEVEKFKRLIRDPETVQHLDRHSDSKQGKYLNWDAVFRFLQGYIQKETESLKTAKPNVSASTQATRQKRMQEISSLVKYFIKCANKRAPRLKCQELLNYVMDTVKDSSNGAVYGADCSNILLKDILSVRKYWCEISQQQWLGMF from the exons ATGAGTCTAGCACTTAATGATCTCCTTATTTGCTGTCGGCAACTAGAACATGATAGAGCTACAGAACGAAGG aaagaagTTGAGAAATTTAAGCGCCTTATTCGGGATCCTGAAACCGTTCAACATTTAGATAGGCATTCAGATTCCAAACAAGGGAAATACTTAAATTGGGATGCTGTTTTTAG atTCTTACAAGGATATattcagaaagaaacagaaagtctgaaAACAGCAAAACCAAATGTATCAGCCTCAACACAAGCCACCAGGCAGAAAAGGATGCAAGAAATCAGTAGCTTGGTCAAATACTTCATCAAATGTGCAAATAAAA GAGCACCCAGGCTAAAATGTCAAGAACTCTTGAATTATGTCATGGACACAGTGAAAGATTCATCTAACGGCGCCGTTTATGGAGCTGATTGTAGCAACATATTGCTCAAGGACATTCTTTCAGTGAGAAAATACTGGTGTGAAATATCTCAGCAACAGTGGCtaggtatgttttaa